In a single window of the Rhizoctonia solani chromosome 16, complete sequence genome:
- a CDS encoding transcription elongation factor 1, which produces MGKRKSSKKPQSRISQPLPPDLDTTFNCLFCHHEKSVTCKIDKKEGWGTLVAKFVLSSISAKYITCPEPIDVYSSWIDACDEAQASTRPAVSSRRLAAIESDED; this is translated from the exons ATGGGAAAGCGCAAGAGTTCGAAAAAGCCCCAGTCGAGAATCAGCCAACCCTTG CCACCTGACCTAGACACAACATTCAACTGTCTTTTTTGCCATCACGAGAAGAG TGTGACATGCAAGATTGACAAGAAGGAGGGCTGGGGTACCTTAGTTGCAAAATTTGTGCTCAGCAGTATCAGTGCAAAATACATC ACCTGTCCTGAGCCTATAGATGTATATTCCAGTTGGATTGATGCCTGTGACGAGGCACAAGCAAGCACACGTCCCGCAGTTTCGTCCAGAAGACTTGCGGCCATTGAAAGTGACGAAGACTGA
- a CDS encoding dolichol phosphate-mannose biosynthesis regulatory protein yields MGTPDKALGAAMLLVAAFVFVYYTTWAILLPLFPAEHPLQSLFPPREWAVRLPAFILCVGLAAIGSFIGMVMVKEGRKQRQKLLARQA; encoded by the exons ATG GGAACACCTGATAAGGCGCTGGGAGCCGCTATGTTGCTGGTTGCAGCGTTTGTATTTGTATACTACACCACCTGGGCGATCCTCCTT CCCTTGTTCCCCGCCGAGCATCCCTTGCAGAGTCTGTTTCCTCCTCGGGAATGGGCTGTGCGACTCCCAGCGTTTATCTTATGCGTCGGGCTGGCTGCAATCGGCTCGTTTATCGGAATGGTCATGGTCAAGGAAGGGCGAAAGCAGCGCCAAAAACTCCTTGCGCGTCAAGCATAA